Proteins encoded in a region of the Cytobacillus pseudoceanisediminis genome:
- a CDS encoding gamma carbonic anhydrase — protein sequence MIYPYKDKEPKIAESAFIADFTTITGDVEIGEDSSVWFNSVIRGDVAPTIIGKKVNIQDNSVLHQSPNNPLILEDEVTVGHQVILHSCIVRKKALIGMGSIVLDQAEIGEGAFIGAGSLVPQGKKIPPNTLAFGRPAKVIRELTPEDIKDMERISREYAEKGQYYKSLQKKPE from the coding sequence ATGATCTATCCATATAAAGATAAAGAACCTAAAATTGCAGAATCCGCATTTATTGCAGATTTTACTACCATTACCGGCGATGTTGAAATTGGCGAGGATTCCAGCGTTTGGTTCAACTCCGTTATACGCGGAGATGTAGCACCAACAATCATCGGCAAAAAAGTCAATATCCAGGACAATTCCGTCCTGCATCAAAGCCCGAATAACCCGCTGATATTGGAAGATGAAGTGACAGTTGGCCATCAGGTAATCCTTCATAGCTGCATTGTCCGCAAAAAGGCTTTAATAGGAATGGGCTCAATTGTATTAGATCAGGCTGAAATCGGAGAGGGAGCATTCATTGGTGCAGGGAGCCTTGTTCCACAGGGAAAGAAAATTCCTCCCAATACACTTGCATTCGGAAGGCCCGCAAAAGTGATCCGCGAGCTGACACCAGAAGATATCAAAGATATGGAACGGATCAGCAGGGAGTACGCCGAAAAAGGGCAGTACTATAAGTCTTTGCAGAAAAAGCCTGAATAA
- a CDS encoding alpha/beta hydrolase: protein MWKWETEGDAKGVIVMVHGAMEHHRRYGWLIEMWRLAGFHVIMGDLPGQGMTSRSRRGHIDSFDEYILEVQDWVHAAYEFELPVFLLGHSMGGLIAIRLLQEERMNLAGVILSSPCLGLVQQPSKFLNFLSLGLNSVMPGLKMDAGLSVDMATRNQDVLDADLNDSLYVTKVSVRWYRELVSAIKLAFENLDKIQDVPLLVLQGGDDKIVNKTTVREWFNLAPFSEKRFKEWPKCYHEVFNEPEREEVFEYAKDFVNSQLKALGYVV from the coding sequence ATGTGGAAATGGGAAACTGAAGGAGATGCAAAGGGCGTTATTGTCATGGTGCATGGGGCAATGGAGCATCACCGCCGTTATGGCTGGCTGATTGAAATGTGGCGCTTGGCCGGTTTCCATGTCATTATGGGAGATCTTCCTGGCCAGGGGATGACTTCAAGATCCAGAAGAGGCCATATTGACTCCTTTGATGAATATATACTTGAAGTTCAGGATTGGGTACATGCTGCCTATGAATTTGAATTGCCGGTCTTTCTTTTAGGGCACAGCATGGGCGGTCTGATTGCCATTCGCCTGCTGCAGGAGGAAAGGATGAATCTCGCTGGGGTAATTCTGTCCTCCCCATGCTTAGGCTTGGTTCAACAGCCTTCAAAATTTCTGAACTTCTTATCGCTTGGACTCAATTCTGTGATGCCTGGCCTGAAAATGGATGCCGGATTATCCGTTGACATGGCGACGCGGAATCAGGACGTCCTTGATGCTGATTTAAATGATTCTCTTTATGTGACAAAAGTTTCGGTCAGATGGTACAGGGAACTTGTTTCTGCAATAAAGCTTGCCTTTGAGAATCTTGATAAGATCCAGGATGTGCCCCTCCTTGTATTACAGGGCGGCGATGATAAGATCGTAAATAAAACAACTGTCAGAGAATGGTTTAACCTTGCGCCCTTCTCAGAGAAAAGGTTCAAAGAATGGCCTAAATGCTACCATGAAGTCTTTAATGAACCTGAGCGTGAAGAAGTCTTTGAATACGCGAAGGATTTCGTTAACAGCCAATTAAAAGCGCTTGGTTATGTGGTTTAA
- a CDS encoding tetraprenyl-beta-curcumene synthase family protein translates to MSVPSMPISLMSHVYRKVLPAVHKELAYWKSRAEAIPDQELRKQALASIEHKTFHCEGGAIMSLMAKEKYEQAVKFIVAYQTISDYLDNLCDRSTSLDPRDFAALHESMEDALDTDAAEKNYYRLRNEQDDGNYLADLAGVCREVLSSLRHYRHIKSHLLELCRYYCDLQIHKHVVVEERVPRLQNWFDQYRSDIPEMEWYEFSACSGSTLGIFCLVSYALRDDFEAEHAVNIRNGYFPYIQGLHILLDYLIDQEEDKAGGDLNFCFYYENEEKLFSRLKHFVAEADKHTEKLPHKHFHKLINRGLLGVYLSDEKVRKQRNVRRLAKSMIRTGGMVSFFFYVNGRAYRTLQKMMPAGFSGAIEK, encoded by the coding sequence ATGAGTGTCCCTTCCATGCCAATTAGCTTAATGTCACATGTCTACAGGAAGGTTCTTCCTGCGGTACATAAGGAACTAGCATACTGGAAAAGCAGAGCGGAAGCCATTCCTGATCAGGAGTTAAGAAAGCAGGCTCTTGCCAGCATTGAGCATAAAACCTTCCACTGTGAAGGCGGAGCTATTATGTCATTAATGGCCAAGGAAAAATATGAACAAGCGGTTAAGTTCATCGTCGCATATCAGACAATCAGTGATTATTTGGACAATCTCTGCGATCGGAGCACTTCACTTGATCCCCGGGACTTTGCGGCACTGCACGAGTCAATGGAGGATGCCCTCGATACCGATGCAGCAGAAAAAAATTATTATCGGCTGAGAAATGAACAGGATGATGGAAACTATCTTGCAGATTTGGCAGGAGTCTGCAGGGAAGTGCTGTCCAGTCTGAGGCATTACAGACATATAAAAAGCCATCTGCTTGAATTATGCCGATACTATTGTGATCTGCAAATACATAAGCATGTTGTGGTGGAAGAACGAGTTCCCCGTCTGCAGAACTGGTTTGACCAATATCGGTCTGATATTCCTGAGATGGAATGGTATGAGTTCTCTGCTTGCTCGGGATCTACTTTGGGGATTTTTTGCCTTGTTTCCTACGCACTGAGAGATGATTTTGAAGCGGAGCATGCGGTAAATATACGAAATGGTTATTTTCCATACATCCAGGGTCTCCACATTCTTCTTGATTATCTGATTGATCAGGAAGAGGACAAAGCCGGTGGAGACTTGAATTTTTGCTTTTACTATGAGAACGAAGAAAAACTGTTTTCGAGATTGAAGCATTTTGTTGCCGAAGCAGATAAGCATACTGAAAAGCTGCCTCATAAACATTTCCATAAACTGATTAATCGCGGCTTGCTCGGGGTTTATCTATCCGATGAGAAGGTCCGGAAGCAGCGGAATGTCAGAAGATTAGCCAAAAGCATGATCAGAACAGGCGGCATGGTAAGCTTTTTCTTTTATGTGAACGGCAGAGCTTACCGTACTTTGCAGAAGATGATGCCTGCGGGCTTTTCAGGAGCGATTGAAAAATAA
- a CDS encoding YtzC family protein, which translates to MATRESMDTLLQQCEDAIRFAQEQFESGRTQEHYNDNEYSNALQSLEAAYNDITQMAHSANSQQREQLHRMRLQLQQLQNQMIILPH; encoded by the coding sequence ATGGCAACCCGTGAATCGATGGATACACTCCTGCAGCAGTGTGAGGATGCAATCCGTTTTGCCCAGGAGCAGTTTGAATCAGGCAGGACACAGGAGCATTATAATGATAACGAATACTCCAATGCTCTTCAATCTTTGGAAGCTGCTTATAATGATATAACCCAGATGGCCCATAGCGCCAACTCCCAGCAGCGGGAACAGCTTCACCGAATGAGACTCCAGCTGCAGCAGCTCCAAAATCAGATGATAATACTTCCTCATTAA
- a CDS encoding glycogen biosynthesis protein GlgD, which yields MVKKRSKQNNPEQKTRNGANSQDVELGRDFDAVKQSKKNYEKSCGQPVKSKFHPEPEQSS from the coding sequence ATGGTAAAAAAGCGCTCAAAACAAAACAATCCGGAACAAAAGACCCGCAATGGCGCCAATAGCCAGGACGTTGAACTTGGCCGGGATTTTGATGCGGTAAAGCAGTCGAAAAAGAATTATGAGAAGTCATGCGGCCAGCCTGTAAAATCAAAATTTCACCCTGAGCCGGAACAATCATCATAA
- a CDS encoding GntP family permease, with amino-acid sequence MLSMIGLIGGLALLIYLTMRGMNLLVVGPLSALFVALFSGMPLFPQLAGEGEANLVGNYMSGFSGFVTSWYLMFLLGAIFGKVMEDSGAADSVSKMVVDKLGMKYAVLAIVASCAILTYGGVSLFVVAFSVYPMALSLFKQANLPRRFIPAALAFGSVTFTMTSAGSPEIQNWIPIEFLGTTPYAGWEVSLIVAVFMMIFGYWWLKRMITKAVNKGETFESRKQDPVTENKELPHPFMGVLPLAVVLIISFVFHDSLAQSALILALLGGVIATYLLNRKYFTNFWNAVSDGTLGALIAIGNTAAVVGFGGVAKAVPAFATAVDWMTSIPGSPLIGGAIAVSVIAGMTGSASGGQAIALPILAPHYMDMGVNAEALHRTVAISSGALDSLPHNGYVVTTVRAICGESHQAAYGAVAAVTVIVPLIGLALAIVLFSLGLGI; translated from the coding sequence ATGCTAAGTATGATTGGATTAATAGGCGGGCTTGCCCTGCTGATTTACCTGACTATGCGGGGAATGAACCTGCTGGTTGTCGGACCGCTATCTGCCTTGTTTGTAGCTCTTTTTAGCGGCATGCCATTATTTCCGCAGCTGGCAGGTGAAGGGGAGGCCAATTTGGTCGGGAACTATATGTCCGGCTTTTCAGGGTTTGTAACATCATGGTACCTAATGTTCCTATTGGGTGCAATTTTTGGGAAGGTAATGGAAGACAGCGGCGCGGCCGACAGTGTATCCAAAATGGTAGTGGATAAGCTCGGAATGAAATATGCCGTTCTTGCCATTGTCGCTTCCTGTGCTATTTTAACTTATGGCGGAGTCAGTTTATTCGTAGTTGCTTTCTCTGTATATCCAATGGCATTAAGTTTATTTAAACAGGCAAATCTTCCAAGAAGGTTCATCCCTGCAGCACTTGCCTTTGGATCTGTAACTTTTACGATGACTTCTGCGGGTTCACCGGAAATTCAAAACTGGATCCCGATTGAATTTCTTGGAACGACTCCATATGCAGGCTGGGAAGTCAGCTTAATTGTCGCTGTGTTCATGATGATTTTTGGCTACTGGTGGCTGAAGCGGATGATCACAAAGGCTGTAAACAAAGGAGAAACCTTTGAATCCCGAAAGCAGGATCCTGTAACTGAGAATAAGGAATTACCGCACCCTTTTATGGGGGTTCTCCCATTGGCTGTTGTTTTAATTATCTCATTCGTATTCCATGATTCTCTTGCACAATCTGCACTTATTCTTGCATTACTGGGCGGAGTTATTGCCACATATCTATTGAACAGAAAGTATTTCACAAATTTCTGGAATGCTGTGTCTGATGGTACATTAGGCGCATTAATAGCGATTGGGAATACAGCTGCTGTTGTCGGGTTCGGCGGAGTGGCAAAGGCAGTTCCTGCATTTGCCACAGCAGTAGATTGGATGACAAGCATTCCTGGGAGCCCGCTGATAGGCGGTGCCATAGCAGTAAGTGTTATCGCCGGCATGACCGGTTCAGCTTCAGGCGGGCAGGCCATCGCATTGCCGATTCTGGCCCCGCATTATATGGACATGGGCGTCAATGCAGAAGCCCTGCACAGAACAGTAGCCATTTCATCCGGTGCTCTGGATTCCTTGCCGCATAATGGCTATGTCGTTACCACTGTACGGGCTATCTGCGGGGAATCTCACCAGGCTGCATATGGAGCGGTAGCGGCTGTTACAGTAATCGTTCCGCTGATTGGTTTAGCACTTGCGATTGTATTATTCTCACTCGGTCTAGGAATCTAA
- a CDS encoding 3-hydroxybutyrate dehydrogenase — protein MVQNKVVFITGAAQGIGYEIGKRFAEHGSKIVLTDIQEEAVKKAAENLQNEGFEAIGLKCDVTLESDIQSAINETVSQFGALDVLINNAGLQHVSFIEDFPTEKFEFLIKVMLTAPFMAIKHVMPVMKKQKSGRILNMASINGLVGFAGKAAYNSAKHGVIGLTKVAALEAAEDGITVNAICPGYVDTPLVRNQLNDLAKTRNVPIEKALEEVIYPLVPQKRLLKVEEIADYAIFLAGDGAKGITGQAAVIDGGYTVQ, from the coding sequence ATGGTACAAAATAAAGTAGTTTTTATAACCGGTGCAGCGCAGGGAATTGGCTATGAAATAGGCAAGAGATTTGCTGAACACGGCTCGAAAATCGTTCTGACAGATATTCAGGAAGAGGCTGTGAAAAAAGCTGCAGAAAATTTGCAGAATGAAGGTTTTGAAGCAATCGGGCTTAAATGTGATGTGACCTTGGAGTCTGATATACAATCGGCCATCAATGAAACTGTCAGTCAATTCGGTGCCTTGGATGTGCTCATTAACAATGCAGGGCTGCAGCATGTTTCCTTTATTGAAGACTTTCCTACTGAAAAATTCGAGTTTCTTATCAAAGTAATGCTGACTGCACCGTTCATGGCCATTAAACATGTCATGCCCGTCATGAAAAAACAAAAGTCCGGCCGTATCCTGAACATGGCATCCATTAACGGTCTTGTTGGATTCGCGGGGAAAGCAGCTTATAACAGTGCCAAGCATGGCGTTATAGGCCTTACTAAAGTCGCAGCATTGGAAGCTGCTGAAGATGGCATTACGGTCAATGCCATATGCCCGGGCTATGTGGATACACCACTCGTAAGAAATCAGCTGAATGACCTTGCTAAAACAAGAAATGTACCTATTGAAAAAGCGCTGGAAGAAGTCATTTATCCCTTAGTGCCGCAAAAGAGGCTGCTGAAGGTAGAAGAGATTGCAGATTATGCTATTTTTTTGGCTGGTGACGGAGCTAAAGGCATTACAGGACAGGCGGCAGTTATCGATGGAGGATATACTGTTCAGTAA
- a CDS encoding rhodanese-like domain-containing protein — protein sequence MDRIEEITTEELQKKLEEGEKLELVDVREDEEVASGMIPGARHIRMGTIPENLDKFDKDTEYIIICRSGNRSGNVCHYLQDQGYKVRNMTGGMLNWQGETK from the coding sequence TTGGACCGTATTGAAGAGATAACAACAGAAGAATTGCAAAAAAAGCTTGAAGAAGGGGAGAAACTTGAGCTTGTCGATGTAAGGGAAGATGAAGAGGTTGCATCCGGCATGATTCCAGGGGCGAGACATATCCGTATGGGCACGATACCTGAGAATCTTGATAAATTTGATAAAGATACGGAGTACATCATTATTTGCCGTTCTGGCAATCGCAGCGGAAACGTATGCCACTATTTGCAGGACCAGGGATATAAAGTCCGCAATATGACCGGGGGCATGCTGAACTGGCAGGGTGAAACAAAATAG
- a CDS encoding NAD(P)/FAD-dependent oxidoreductase → MKYDVIVIGGGPSGLMAAIGAAEQKAKVLLIDKGTKLGRKLAISGGGRCNVTNRLPVDEIIKHIPGNGRFLYSAFSIFSNEDIIRFFENLGIKLKEEDHGRMFPVTDKAQSVVDALISRLKELKVDIKTNSPIQDVHYENGRVKSVELKTGDVYEADSVVVAVGGKSVPHTGSTGDGYAWAEKAGHTITELFPTEVPLTSSENFIKEKILQGLSLRNVALSVLNPKGKALITHRMDMIFTHIGISGPAVLRCSQYAVKAMKKWNLKEVVMNLDAIPDTKEEPLFQEVSKKIKEDPKKSMKNLLKGRLPERYLLFLLEKNGIDPSSQGAAISNEKIRSFVKACKSFQFKVNGTLPLDKAFVTGGGVSVKEIEPQTMASKLMEGLFFCGEILDIHGYTGGYNITSALVTGRLAGLNAAVSARIV, encoded by the coding sequence ATGAAATATGATGTAATAGTTATAGGCGGGGGTCCTTCGGGATTGATGGCAGCAATCGGTGCTGCGGAACAGAAGGCAAAAGTACTGCTGATTGACAAAGGAACCAAGCTTGGAAGGAAGCTTGCCATTTCCGGAGGGGGCAGGTGCAATGTCACAAACAGGCTTCCAGTGGACGAGATCATTAAGCATATTCCTGGCAATGGCCGGTTTTTGTACAGTGCATTCTCCATTTTCAGCAATGAAGATATTATCCGCTTCTTTGAGAATTTAGGAATTAAGCTGAAAGAAGAAGATCACGGACGGATGTTTCCTGTTACCGACAAAGCGCAATCTGTTGTTGATGCCTTGATTTCAAGGCTGAAGGAGCTGAAAGTCGATATCAAGACGAATAGCCCTATCCAGGATGTTCACTATGAAAATGGCAGGGTGAAATCGGTAGAATTAAAAACAGGCGATGTATATGAAGCAGATTCAGTTGTGGTTGCCGTAGGAGGGAAATCAGTCCCTCATACCGGCTCAACCGGCGACGGCTATGCATGGGCGGAAAAAGCAGGCCATACGATTACAGAGCTTTTCCCAACCGAGGTTCCGCTGACATCTTCTGAGAACTTTATTAAAGAAAAAATACTGCAGGGATTGTCGCTCCGGAATGTGGCGCTTAGTGTTTTAAACCCTAAAGGAAAAGCGCTTATAACCCATCGGATGGATATGATTTTTACCCATATTGGCATTAGCGGCCCGGCCGTCTTGCGCTGCAGCCAATATGCGGTGAAAGCGATGAAGAAGTGGAATTTAAAAGAAGTGGTCATGAATTTGGACGCAATCCCGGATACAAAAGAAGAGCCTCTTTTTCAGGAAGTGTCCAAAAAGATCAAAGAAGATCCAAAGAAAAGTATGAAAAATCTCTTAAAAGGGAGGCTTCCTGAAAGATATCTTTTGTTTCTTCTTGAGAAGAACGGAATTGATCCGTCCTCACAGGGAGCTGCGATTTCAAACGAAAAGATCAGAAGCTTTGTTAAAGCCTGCAAATCTTTTCAGTTTAAAGTAAATGGGACATTGCCTCTCGATAAAGCCTTTGTTACCGGCGGAGGGGTTTCCGTCAAAGAAATTGAACCGCAAACAATGGCTTCAAAATTGATGGAAGGACTTTTCTTCTGCGGAGAAATCCTGGACATCCATGGCTACACAGGCGGATATAATATTACATCCGCACTTGTAACAGGCAGGTTAGCCGGATTAAACGCAGCAGTCTCAGCTAGGATTGTATAA
- a CDS encoding putative polysaccharide biosynthesis protein, protein MSSKLLKGTFILTLGTIISKVLGLFYVIPFYQIVGKEGTALYSFSYTPYTIFISVATAGVPLAVSKFISKYNAIEEYAVGRKLFKSGLAVMTASGIISFLILFFLAPAVAEMTLAGKDVEVSVKDVTTVIRAVSFALIIIPFMSLIRGFFQGHQSMGPTAVSQVVEQIVRILFVLAGAYVVLNVMKGSLTAAISVATFAAFIGGLGSLGVLFWYWYKRKPHLDKMLEEDKGTVDISLKEIYKEIILYAAPFVFVGLANPLFQFIDQITFTRAMDAIGESKNAVAAFSVLNFETHKLVIIPVSLATAFSLTLVPSVTKAFMEEDRSDLNRQLNQTFQVLLFLTLPAVAGLSLLAEPVFTLFYEHKDLGTEVLRTYAPVAILFAYFSVTAAILQGINEQRFTILSLLTGLLVKLSLNIPLIKLFETQGAVFATALGYIVAILINLFVIKTFAKYPFKLVLRRGMLIVLFTACMYIAAGVVYKITTAFLSPASNFQAIIIVITCAAAGAGVYFYLSFRTKLIYLLFGSRVDRMLKKLRLKA, encoded by the coding sequence ATGTCATCTAAGCTCTTAAAGGGAACCTTCATCCTTACGCTTGGCACAATTATCTCGAAGGTTCTTGGTTTGTTTTATGTTATTCCTTTTTACCAAATTGTCGGGAAGGAAGGGACAGCCCTTTATTCCTTTTCGTATACACCTTATACAATCTTTATTAGTGTTGCAACAGCGGGAGTTCCGCTTGCTGTTTCAAAATTCATCTCTAAATATAATGCAATAGAGGAATACGCAGTCGGAAGAAAGCTGTTCAAATCAGGCCTGGCGGTCATGACGGCAAGCGGAATCATTTCATTCCTGATCCTATTCTTCCTTGCTCCGGCAGTTGCCGAAATGACCTTGGCAGGAAAAGACGTTGAAGTTAGTGTTAAAGATGTAACAACTGTAATTAGAGCGGTATCATTTGCCCTGATTATTATTCCGTTCATGAGTTTGATAAGAGGGTTCTTTCAGGGACATCAGTCAATGGGTCCTACTGCTGTTTCACAGGTTGTGGAGCAGATTGTCCGCATCCTGTTCGTTCTTGCAGGTGCATATGTCGTTTTAAATGTAATGAAAGGTTCACTGACTGCCGCGATCAGTGTCGCCACCTTTGCTGCCTTTATTGGCGGACTCGGAAGCCTCGGGGTATTATTCTGGTATTGGTATAAACGTAAGCCGCATTTGGATAAAATGCTTGAAGAAGATAAAGGAACCGTTGACATTTCCCTAAAGGAAATTTATAAAGAAATCATTCTTTATGCCGCACCATTTGTATTTGTGGGTCTCGCGAATCCTCTCTTTCAGTTTATCGATCAGATAACATTTACCAGGGCGATGGATGCCATCGGTGAATCGAAAAATGCAGTTGCAGCCTTTTCTGTCCTGAACTTTGAGACGCATAAGCTGGTCATCATTCCTGTCTCGCTTGCCACAGCTTTCTCGCTGACGCTTGTGCCAAGTGTGACGAAAGCATTTATGGAAGAAGATAGGTCAGATTTAAACCGCCAGCTTAACCAGACTTTCCAGGTGCTTCTCTTTCTGACTCTTCCTGCCGTAGCAGGATTGTCCCTGCTTGCCGAGCCGGTTTTCACCCTGTTTTATGAGCATAAGGATTTGGGTACTGAAGTGCTAAGAACTTATGCCCCAGTGGCGATTCTCTTTGCTTATTTTTCGGTAACTGCAGCCATTCTGCAGGGAATCAATGAACAGCGTTTTACAATTTTAAGTTTGCTGACAGGCCTGCTTGTAAAGCTGTCATTGAATATTCCGCTCATAAAACTGTTCGAAACACAGGGAGCCGTATTTGCAACCGCTCTTGGCTATATCGTAGCTATTTTAATTAACCTTTTCGTAATTAAAACATTTGCAAAATATCCTTTCAAGCTTGTCTTAAGACGAGGAATGCTGATTGTATTATTTACTGCATGCATGTACATTGCTGCAGGCGTGGTTTATAAAATCACAACTGCCTTCTTATCGCCGGCATCCAATTTTCAGGCTATCATCATTGTCATCACCTGCGCAGCAGCTGGAGCGGGAGTCTATTTCTACCTAAGCTTCAGAACTAAATTAATCTATCTCCTGTTTGGATCAAGAGTCGATAGAATGCTTAAGAAGTTAAGATTGAAGGCTTAA
- a CDS encoding DeoR family transcriptional regulator: MKPSTNRMLNRVKSVYMFISKRGTVTTQELVEEFGITPRTIQRDLNVLAYNDLVKSPSRGKWTITQKKVKMSS, encoded by the coding sequence TTGAAACCTTCAACTAACCGGATGTTAAACCGTGTAAAATCCGTCTACATGTTTATAAGTAAGCGCGGAACTGTAACAACTCAGGAGCTTGTAGAGGAATTTGGTATTACTCCTCGCACCATTCAAAGAGATTTAAATGTCCTCGCCTACAATGACTTGGTTAAGAGTCCGAGCAGAGGCAAATGGACCATAACTCAAAAGAAAGTAAAGATGTCATCTTAA
- a CDS encoding M48 family metallopeptidase, with amino-acid sequence MEAYSLRDRLVYPKENIYFAFVALFSILSYIFLAFSIIGIVIILALILVSLLFHGIMMGGIRRNGVRISEKQFPEIYEKAVLTAKEMGLQDLPDIYVIESEGVLNAFATRFFRRNMVVLYSGIFELTARGAEKEVLFVLAHEFAHLKRKHVIISLLLLPAMWVPFLGNAYLRACEYTCDRYAAYYIKSFEASRDALTMLAIGKELYPKVNKHAYMEQLQTETGFFVWLNEKLSTHPHLPKRIYALSKVFDEESAVELKEPKGRIWLGIAGAVLTLTILSGGLWVGYKSLKKMDLWTETVMGIEGATALMNAASENDTEMIHILLADGADIEEMDADGTTALHWAVSYGQYDSAALLLENGAEPNTADNYQTTPLMSAVFNEDTEMAMLLLEYGADPAVKDADGYTAYDYAADFENTELMDILQP; translated from the coding sequence ATGGAAGCTTACTCGCTGAGAGATCGCCTGGTATACCCGAAGGAAAATATTTATTTTGCATTCGTTGCTTTATTTAGTATTTTGTCTTATATTTTTCTCGCATTCTCTATTATTGGCATTGTGATTATTTTAGCATTAATACTTGTATCTCTTCTGTTCCATGGGATTATGATGGGCGGCATCAGAAGAAACGGAGTAAGAATAAGTGAGAAACAATTTCCTGAAATTTATGAAAAAGCAGTACTAACTGCAAAGGAAATGGGTCTGCAAGATTTGCCGGATATATACGTGATTGAGTCTGAAGGTGTCTTAAATGCCTTTGCAACCAGGTTTTTCAGAAGAAATATGGTTGTCTTATATTCTGGTATTTTTGAATTGACTGCTCGTGGAGCTGAAAAGGAAGTGCTGTTTGTCCTGGCCCATGAGTTTGCTCATTTAAAAAGAAAGCATGTTATCATAAGCCTTCTTCTGCTCCCTGCTATGTGGGTTCCATTCCTGGGGAATGCGTACTTAAGAGCATGCGAGTATACATGTGATCGTTATGCTGCCTATTATATAAAGTCGTTTGAAGCATCTAGAGATGCCTTAACTATGCTTGCGATTGGAAAAGAACTTTATCCTAAGGTCAATAAGCATGCATACATGGAGCAGCTCCAAACGGAAACTGGATTTTTTGTATGGCTGAATGAGAAACTTTCCACCCATCCTCACCTGCCGAAAAGAATTTATGCTTTATCAAAAGTTTTTGATGAAGAATCTGCAGTTGAGTTAAAAGAACCAAAGGGCAGGATATGGCTAGGGATAGCAGGAGCGGTCTTAACGCTGACTATTCTTTCCGGCGGACTCTGGGTTGGGTATAAATCACTTAAAAAAATGGATTTGTGGACTGAAACGGTTATGGGCATTGAAGGAGCTACCGCTCTAATGAATGCAGCGAGTGAAAATGATACTGAAATGATCCACATTTTATTGGCTGATGGGGCGGATATTGAGGAAATGGATGCAGATGGCACTACTGCCTTACACTGGGCTGTTTCTTATGGCCAGTATGACAGCGCTGCCCTTCTGCTGGAAAATGGCGCAGAGCCTAATACGGCAGATAACTATCAAACCACTCCTTTAATGAGTGCAGTATTTAATGAGGATACTGAAATGGCCATGCTTCTCCTGGAGTATGGTGCAGATCCCGCTGTGAAAGATGCGGATGGCTACACAGCCTATGATTACGCTGCAGACTTTGAAAATACAGAATTAATGGATATCCTCCAGCCATAA
- a CDS encoding ABC transporter ATP-binding protein — protein sequence MNLLNVDIASAGYENGKPIIHNINFDVMAGELIGLIGPNGAGKSTTIKTILGLLEHKKGTVKFKQGVKYSYIPERPIFYDELTLWEHLDFTAAVEGLSEIQYKKRASELLREYNLSEHAHKFPGTYSKGMQQKAMLILAMIAKPDVYIIDEPFIGLDPNAMKLFLESIERERQRGAGILMSTHVLDTAEKVCSSFLIVHDGQLKASGSLDDLRQQCGLLAGSLYDCFHQIAEGNDNEK from the coding sequence ATGAACTTATTAAACGTCGATATTGCATCAGCAGGCTATGAAAATGGAAAACCGATCATACATAATATTAATTTTGATGTAATGGCGGGGGAATTGATCGGCCTTATAGGTCCTAACGGGGCAGGAAAAAGCACAACGATTAAAACAATCCTGGGATTATTGGAACATAAAAAGGGGACAGTGAAATTTAAGCAGGGAGTTAAGTATTCCTATATACCTGAACGCCCCATCTTTTATGATGAGCTGACATTGTGGGAACACTTGGATTTTACAGCTGCCGTAGAGGGACTGTCGGAAATACAGTATAAGAAGAGGGCATCAGAGCTCTTGAGGGAGTATAATCTGTCTGAACACGCTCATAAATTTCCCGGCACATATTCAAAGGGGATGCAGCAAAAGGCGATGCTGATTCTTGCGATGATTGCCAAGCCGGATGTCTATATTATTGATGAACCGTTTATTGGACTTGATCCTAATGCTATGAAACTGTTTCTGGAATCAATTGAAAGAGAGAGGCAAAGGGGCGCAGGCATTCTTATGTCCACTCATGTACTGGATACGGCAGAGAAAGTGTGCAGCAGCTTTCTAATTGTGCATGATGGCCAGTTGAAGGCTTCCGGCTCATTAGACGATCTCAGGCAGCAATGCGGTCTTTTGGCTGGTTCGCTTTATGATTGCTTTCATCAGATTGCAGAGGGAAATGACAATGAAAAGTAG